In Actinomyces radicidentis, one genomic interval encodes:
- a CDS encoding HAD hydrolase family protein: protein MRFVVASGNQEAQLLSFFENEEDGVALAPDAVQSENGSIVGVGDERLLESSVDGSTLAHLIGVLEDADARGGASWVASGPDGAFIRSCEPAEMRDYLAFYFPQYEAVGSASDLAGRRVDKVSIVQREGIDPALVEELVTAPGGAMVPVTSGHDSVDVIMPGRHKAFGLDVLLEHRGLGREQAAVFGDSANDVEMLRAAGTGVAMANASQPALEAADLLAPSNAEDGVLAVLEHWLG, encoded by the coding sequence GTGCGCTTCGTCGTCGCCTCGGGCAACCAGGAGGCTCAGCTCCTCAGCTTCTTCGAGAACGAGGAGGACGGGGTGGCGTTGGCGCCCGACGCGGTGCAGTCCGAGAACGGATCGATCGTGGGGGTGGGCGACGAGCGTCTCCTCGAGTCCTCGGTGGACGGGTCGACGCTCGCGCACCTCATCGGGGTCCTCGAGGACGCCGACGCGCGCGGCGGCGCATCCTGGGTCGCCTCCGGACCGGACGGCGCCTTCATCCGGTCCTGCGAGCCGGCGGAGATGCGCGACTACCTCGCCTTCTACTTCCCGCAGTACGAGGCCGTCGGCTCGGCCTCGGACCTGGCCGGGCGGCGCGTTGACAAGGTCTCCATAGTCCAGCGCGAGGGTATCGACCCGGCGCTCGTCGAGGAGCTCGTCACCGCGCCGGGCGGTGCGATGGTGCCGGTGACCTCGGGGCACGACTCGGTGGACGTCATCATGCCCGGGCGGCACAAGGCCTTCGGTCTCGACGTGCTCCTCGAGCACAGGGGGCTGGGCCGCGAGCAGGCCGCGGTCTTCGGGGACTCGGCCAACGACGTCGAGATGCTGCGTGCCGCGGGCACGGGCGTGGCCATGGCGAACGCCTCCCAGCCCGCGCTCGAGGCGGCGGACCTGCTGGCGCCGTCGAACGCCGAGGACGGCGTGCTCGCCGTCCTCGAGCACTGGCTCGGCTGA
- a CDS encoding MFS transporter — MDDTAPAPAVDPPATPPSLWRSRTYRTWLVATTADRYGGAVQALGLTLLTYSLTGSTTLAGTLGTIKMVIAYGFALFGGLITDRADRRTLMVLRAVLNGTVWAAFAVLVAIDRMTFPLLVVFTVVGTTLGALIGGAGEAALRSLVTVQQYPRASAVNQARDASADVLGGPLSGALFAAGHALPWVVGSFGYLVLGLAAWRLPPLKPAAPPEDGVGAHGGSERPQVSGIRWRGLRVLPVLRDATEGFRWVLDRPRMTALVVISLINNVGTFLVFTTFELGLLAEGASSAQVGLLSTAEAIGILIGSPVAGRLTDRVATGRLVVLSQAWIVASYSVALVNQSFAVVLAACFLETLILPTNGAATSGFIFAMVPPDLQGRVDSAQVLLVGVPVAFTSVAAGALVAGPGIAVGIAVGVGLCALSLAVALFSRTVRRIPVPAQWTSLVEDRVEHHE; from the coding sequence ATGGATGACACCGCCCCGGCACCTGCCGTCGACCCTCCCGCGACACCACCCAGCCTGTGGCGGTCGAGGACCTACCGGACCTGGCTCGTGGCGACGACGGCGGACCGCTACGGCGGTGCGGTCCAGGCACTCGGGCTCACCCTGCTGACCTACTCCCTCACCGGATCGACGACGCTGGCGGGCACGCTCGGGACCATCAAGATGGTCATCGCCTACGGCTTCGCCCTTTTCGGTGGTCTCATCACGGACCGTGCCGACCGGCGCACGCTCATGGTCCTGCGGGCGGTCCTCAACGGAACCGTCTGGGCCGCTTTCGCCGTCCTCGTCGCGATCGACCGCATGACGTTCCCGCTCCTCGTCGTCTTCACCGTCGTCGGCACGACGCTCGGTGCGCTCATCGGCGGCGCCGGCGAGGCGGCTCTCCGGTCGCTCGTCACCGTCCAGCAGTACCCGCGCGCCTCCGCCGTCAACCAGGCGCGGGACGCCTCCGCGGACGTCCTCGGAGGGCCGCTGTCCGGCGCGCTCTTCGCGGCCGGCCACGCCCTCCCCTGGGTCGTGGGCTCGTTCGGTTACCTCGTCCTCGGCCTCGCCGCGTGGCGACTGCCGCCCCTGAAGCCCGCAGCTCCGCCCGAGGACGGCGTGGGCGCCCACGGTGGTTCGGAGCGGCCGCAGGTTTCGGGGATCCGGTGGCGAGGCCTCCGCGTCCTTCCGGTGCTCCGCGACGCCACCGAGGGATTCCGGTGGGTCCTCGACCGTCCACGCATGACGGCGCTCGTCGTCATCTCGCTCATCAACAACGTCGGCACCTTCCTCGTCTTCACCACCTTCGAGCTCGGCCTCCTTGCCGAAGGTGCCTCGTCCGCGCAGGTCGGTCTCCTCTCGACGGCAGAGGCCATCGGCATCCTCATCGGCTCCCCCGTCGCAGGACGGCTCACGGACCGGGTCGCGACCGGCCGACTCGTCGTGCTCAGCCAGGCGTGGATCGTGGCCTCGTACTCCGTCGCGCTCGTCAACCAGTCCTTCGCGGTCGTCCTCGCGGCATGCTTCCTTGAGACCCTCATCCTGCCGACCAACGGTGCGGCGACGAGCGGCTTCATCTTCGCCATGGTCCCGCCTGACCTCCAGGGGCGAGTCGACTCGGCCCAGGTGCTGCTCGTCGGGGTCCCCGTCGCCTTCACATCGGTCGCCGCCGGAGCGCTGGTCGCAGGTCCAGGCATCGCAGTGGGGATCGCCGTCGGCGTCGGGCTGTGCGCACTCTCCCTCGCCGTCGCCCTGTTCTCCCGAACCGTGCGCAGGATCCCGGTTCCGGCGCAGTGGACGTCGCTCGTCGAGGACCGGGTGGAGCACCATGAGTAG
- a CDS encoding ArsR/SmtB family transcription factor, translated as MARHVSDPAVMRAVAHPLRLQILDEMWDANRPLRAADLAEILEQPANSISYHVRKLRDAGYVVDVDGPEGSTARDHWYAAPQRGIRTESETGSLAAAAAAVTRTSYAQHAETVFAAQHAELSPQMHIDGLLWLPRDVAGKFVERFSALAKEMREASFEALETAEDGTPFTRFMFLTDLVPSTRNGERIERPVEEVPGMDAERLEDEEGY; from the coding sequence ATGGCACGCCACGTCTCCGACCCCGCCGTCATGCGCGCGGTGGCGCACCCCCTCCGGCTCCAGATCCTCGACGAGATGTGGGACGCGAACCGCCCGCTCCGTGCGGCGGACCTCGCCGAGATCCTCGAGCAGCCGGCCAACTCGATCAGCTATCACGTCCGCAAGCTCCGCGACGCCGGATACGTCGTCGACGTCGACGGGCCGGAGGGCTCGACGGCGCGTGATCACTGGTACGCGGCGCCTCAGCGCGGGATCCGGACGGAGAGCGAGACGGGTTCCCTCGCCGCGGCGGCGGCCGCAGTCACGCGCACGAGCTATGCCCAGCACGCGGAGACTGTCTTCGCGGCCCAGCACGCCGAGCTGTCCCCTCAGATGCACATCGACGGCCTGCTCTGGCTCCCGCGAGACGTGGCGGGAAAGTTCGTGGAACGGTTCTCCGCCCTTGCGAAGGAGATGCGGGAGGCGTCCTTCGAGGCGCTGGAGACCGCCGAGGACGGCACGCCCTTCACCCGGTTCATGTTCCTCACCGACCTCGTCCCGAGCACCCGGAACGGCGAGCGCATCGAGCGCCCCGTCGAGGAGGTGCCCGGCATGGACGCGGAGCGCCTCGAGGACGAGGAGGGCTACTGA
- the uvrC gene encoding excinuclease ABC subunit UvrC → MADPSTYRPAPGEIPTSPGVYRFIDGEGRVIYVGKAKNLRQRLSNYFQDLAALHPRTQRMVTTACAVEWTVVATEVESLALEYSWIKEFNPRFNVMYKDDKSYPYLAVTMNETYPRAQVVRGARKPGVRYFGPFVQVWSIRETLDQLLRVFPVRSCSSGVFKRAHASGRPCLLGYIDKCSAPCVGRISPQDHRVLAEDLCAFMAGRTGPYLREVESEMKAAAGALDFEKAARLRDDAAALKKVIEQNAVVLDDATDADVFALARDELTAAVQVFHVRGGRVRGQRGWVVDTPEDTTDADLVERLLQQVYADLLDPSGEESARDTGAGQAPAAVGAPERSGPTTSLGVGGRAPSAPLARTSGQAGADGRHRADHSSGATSVDDVAHTATTAVPREILVPVMPDDAPAVAAWLTGLRGAKVDLRVPLRGDKAALMATVRKNAEEALRLHKTRRAGDLTQRSQALDELAEALDLPEAPLRVECYDISHTQGTYQVGSMVVFEDGTPKKSDYRHFIVRGENGEGATDDTAAMHEVLTRRFKRLLAEQGAEAGEAGREAAEAILAGGVPASGPVDDDGVPIVSGPVDPTTGRAKRFSYAPSLVVVDGGLPQVNAARAVLDELGVDVPLVGLAKRLEEVWVPGDEFPVVLPRTSPALYLLQHLRDESHRFAITHHRKKRSQGMTRSVLDEIPGLGPARQAALLKELGSVKRIRAASVEDIAAVKGIGPALAGTIHEHLNPTTSAGAERADENR, encoded by the coding sequence ATGGCCGATCCCTCGACGTACCGCCCCGCGCCCGGGGAGATCCCCACCTCGCCCGGTGTCTACCGCTTCATCGATGGCGAGGGCCGCGTCATCTACGTCGGCAAGGCCAAGAACCTGCGCCAGCGGCTGTCCAACTACTTCCAGGACCTCGCGGCTCTCCACCCGCGCACCCAGAGGATGGTGACCACGGCCTGCGCGGTCGAGTGGACCGTCGTCGCCACCGAGGTCGAGTCCCTCGCGCTGGAGTACTCCTGGATCAAGGAGTTCAACCCGCGCTTCAACGTCATGTACAAGGACGACAAGTCCTATCCGTACCTGGCGGTCACCATGAACGAGACCTACCCGCGCGCCCAGGTGGTCCGCGGCGCCCGCAAGCCCGGCGTGCGTTACTTCGGCCCCTTCGTCCAGGTCTGGTCCATCCGCGAGACCCTCGACCAGCTCCTGCGCGTCTTCCCCGTGCGCTCCTGCTCCTCCGGCGTCTTCAAGCGAGCCCACGCCTCGGGACGCCCCTGCCTCCTCGGCTACATCGACAAGTGCTCCGCCCCCTGCGTCGGCCGCATCAGCCCCCAGGACCACCGCGTCCTCGCCGAAGACCTCTGCGCCTTCATGGCCGGCCGCACCGGTCCCTACCTGCGCGAGGTCGAGTCCGAGATGAAGGCTGCCGCCGGTGCCCTCGACTTCGAGAAGGCGGCCCGCCTGCGCGACGACGCAGCGGCCCTCAAGAAGGTCATCGAGCAGAACGCCGTCGTGCTCGACGACGCCACCGACGCGGACGTCTTCGCCCTCGCCCGCGACGAGCTCACCGCCGCCGTCCAGGTCTTCCACGTCCGCGGCGGGCGCGTGCGGGGCCAGCGCGGCTGGGTCGTCGACACCCCCGAGGACACGACGGACGCCGACCTCGTCGAGCGCCTCCTCCAGCAGGTCTACGCCGACCTCCTCGACCCGTCCGGCGAGGAGTCCGCCCGCGACACCGGCGCCGGCCAGGCCCCCGCCGCCGTCGGCGCCCCCGAACGCTCCGGCCCCACGACCTCCCTCGGGGTCGGTGGCCGTGCCCCCTCGGCCCCGCTCGCCCGCACCTCCGGCCAGGCCGGGGCGGACGGGCGTCACCGCGCCGACCACTCCAGCGGCGCCACGAGCGTCGACGACGTCGCCCACACCGCCACCACGGCGGTCCCACGAGAGATCCTGGTGCCCGTCATGCCCGACGACGCCCCTGCCGTCGCCGCCTGGCTCACCGGCCTGCGCGGCGCCAAGGTCGACCTCCGCGTACCCCTGCGCGGGGACAAGGCCGCTCTCATGGCCACCGTCCGCAAGAACGCCGAGGAGGCCCTGCGCCTCCACAAGACGCGCCGCGCCGGCGACCTCACCCAGCGCTCCCAGGCCCTCGACGAGCTCGCCGAGGCCCTGGACCTGCCCGAGGCGCCCCTGCGCGTCGAGTGCTACGACATCTCCCACACCCAGGGCACCTACCAGGTCGGATCCATGGTCGTCTTCGAGGACGGCACCCCGAAGAAGTCCGACTACCGCCACTTCATCGTCCGCGGCGAGAACGGCGAGGGCGCCACCGACGACACCGCCGCGATGCACGAGGTCCTCACCCGCCGCTTCAAGCGCCTCCTCGCCGAGCAGGGCGCCGAGGCCGGCGAGGCGGGGCGCGAGGCCGCCGAGGCGATCCTCGCCGGGGGAGTGCCCGCCTCCGGCCCGGTCGACGACGACGGCGTCCCCATCGTCTCCGGCCCGGTCGACCCGACCACCGGTCGCGCCAAGCGCTTCTCCTACGCGCCGAGCCTCGTCGTCGTCGACGGCGGCCTGCCCCAGGTCAACGCCGCCCGCGCCGTCCTCGACGAGCTCGGCGTCGACGTGCCCCTCGTGGGCCTGGCCAAGCGCCTCGAGGAGGTCTGGGTCCCGGGGGACGAGTTCCCCGTCGTCCTGCCGCGCACCTCGCCGGCGCTCTACCTCCTCCAGCACCTGCGTGACGAGTCCCACCGCTTCGCCATCACGCACCACCGCAAGAAGCGCTCGCAGGGCATGACCCGCTCCGTCCTCGACGAGATCCCGGGCCTCGGGCCCGCCCGGCAGGCCGCGCTCCTCAAGGAGCTCGGCTCCGTCAAGCGGATCCGCGCGGCGAGCGTCGAGGACATCGCCGCCGTCAAGGGCATCGGTCCCGCGCTGGCCGGTACCATCCACGAGCACCTCAACCCCACGACGTCGGCCGGCGCCGAGCGCGCCGACGAGAATCGATAA
- a CDS encoding DUF2339 domain-containing protein: protein MTPSPASPATGDLDEILSRLSVMEQKIDWIAHRVARPAAADAEHEVSWRPLATAVDRPGEEPTPAVGPTGRRVAPSPRPAAASQRAPQSLAAPAPYTGAEVAPAPYTGAEVAPDTRSTVRQAYAAALAPGAQTPRPAAPAAVRLAPATAGAGAPVARPTASGPEWWERARREGNVGRYLLSGAAALLVLLAAVTLLALVWSSIPDVVKVGSLELVAIGLVVGGTVLSSRRPGQRVAAATLTGTGGALGYVAVIGAVLLPLGVPVLAAFALLAVWGAILLVIAQRSEQALTAAISSVGAMVTTGFASWFVDARGGDAVGTWAAVVVYLVVLAVLGSVLTRRSGPRPSEGAPALAAMAATCFTALVVPGHVLRTEPGWLGLLLALLPVVLVHAQVLEAAPSLRARGIAFAGVLDLAVSGCALLMVAVRAIGGGHDPMTVLGAGLALLLAVGAALLLPRGTAGLRRSAGLTALVVTGLVGLCATALEPRLVLLALAALVPTTLVLARLGSAVSVVVGPVWGAGLLLTPHTSTTGDVLVLVSALLSLVLAVVAEHELAPLPDGPARARPDGQPATTGAGNAPATGTASPAALRAGTLTAAAWLAAVTIVLTVPVSLTVMLDRAGVLGEDDAAPLAVLLISLATAGVLALGLLSGGASPMGLLTGVLAGTRPGVRVVDGRALAAPQVPATGVVGALALGALALTDLAVADAGDDLVWSALLVVVAAGLTAMAARFLIPWADEGAVTLALAGLASVVLWWSVCLLTGQSLTSVLLTIVILLTGAVCVVGGFRVRATLLRHYGLVLVLLAVLKLALLDVGAQSSMSRVVALLVAGLICFGLSLAYNKAAGDLVGPQQSQTPLSAGRASADAAGAPGPVAAPGYPQAPTAQAPPAWRLPSTGTGQGDERFQPPNR, encoded by the coding sequence ATGACCCCGAGTCCCGCCTCCCCCGCGACCGGAGACCTCGACGAGATCCTGAGCCGCCTCTCGGTCATGGAGCAGAAGATCGACTGGATCGCCCACCGAGTCGCGCGCCCGGCCGCCGCCGACGCCGAGCACGAGGTCTCATGGCGTCCCCTCGCCACCGCCGTGGACCGTCCCGGTGAGGAGCCCACGCCGGCTGTTGGGCCGACGGGCCGTCGGGTCGCGCCCTCCCCGCGGCCCGCGGCGGCCTCCCAGCGCGCGCCGCAGTCGCTGGCCGCCCCGGCCCCGTACACCGGCGCGGAGGTCGCCCCGGCCCCGTACACCGGCGCGGAGGTCGCCCCGGACACCCGGAGCACCGTCCGGCAGGCCTACGCCGCCGCGCTCGCGCCGGGCGCGCAGACACCCCGTCCCGCAGCTCCCGCTGCAGTCCGCCTTGCCCCGGCCACTGCAGGCGCCGGCGCCCCCGTCGCGCGGCCCACCGCGTCGGGCCCGGAGTGGTGGGAGCGTGCCCGCCGCGAGGGGAACGTCGGCCGCTACCTCCTCTCGGGCGCCGCGGCGCTCCTCGTCCTCCTCGCCGCCGTCACCCTCCTGGCCCTCGTGTGGTCCTCGATTCCCGACGTCGTCAAGGTCGGCTCCCTCGAGCTCGTCGCCATCGGCCTGGTCGTCGGCGGCACGGTGCTCTCCTCGCGCCGTCCCGGCCAGCGCGTCGCCGCCGCCACGCTCACCGGCACCGGCGGGGCTCTCGGCTACGTCGCCGTCATCGGCGCCGTCCTCCTCCCTCTCGGCGTGCCCGTGCTCGCGGCCTTCGCGCTCCTGGCGGTGTGGGGCGCGATCCTCCTGGTCATCGCCCAGCGCTCCGAGCAGGCCCTCACCGCCGCGATCTCGAGCGTCGGCGCGATGGTCACCACCGGCTTCGCCTCCTGGTTCGTCGACGCGCGCGGCGGCGACGCCGTCGGCACCTGGGCGGCGGTCGTCGTCTACCTCGTCGTGCTCGCGGTCCTCGGCAGCGTGCTCACCCGCCGCTCGGGCCCCCGCCCCTCCGAGGGCGCACCGGCCCTCGCGGCGATGGCGGCCACCTGCTTCACCGCCCTCGTCGTGCCGGGCCACGTCCTGCGCACCGAGCCCGGGTGGCTCGGCCTCCTCCTCGCGCTCCTGCCCGTGGTGCTCGTGCACGCCCAGGTCCTCGAGGCTGCCCCCTCCCTGCGCGCCAGGGGCATCGCCTTCGCCGGGGTCCTCGACCTCGCGGTCAGCGGCTGCGCCCTCCTCATGGTCGCCGTGCGCGCCATCGGCGGCGGGCACGACCCCATGACCGTGCTCGGTGCCGGGCTCGCCCTGCTGCTGGCGGTCGGTGCGGCGCTGCTCCTCCCCCGCGGCACGGCGGGGCTGCGTCGCAGCGCGGGCCTGACCGCCCTCGTCGTCACCGGCCTCGTGGGGCTGTGCGCGACCGCGCTCGAGCCGAGACTCGTCCTCCTCGCGCTCGCCGCCTTGGTCCCGACGACGCTCGTGCTCGCCCGACTCGGTTCAGCGGTCAGCGTCGTCGTCGGCCCCGTGTGGGGCGCCGGTCTGCTCCTCACGCCGCACACGAGCACGACCGGCGACGTCCTCGTCCTCGTGAGCGCGCTGCTGAGCCTCGTCCTGGCGGTCGTCGCAGAGCACGAGCTCGCACCGCTCCCCGACGGGCCCGCCCGCGCACGTCCCGACGGGCAGCCGGCGACGACCGGTGCCGGGAACGCTCCCGCCACGGGGACGGCGTCTCCCGCGGCACTCCGCGCCGGGACGCTCACCGCGGCCGCCTGGCTGGCTGCTGTCACGATCGTCCTCACCGTGCCCGTCAGCCTCACCGTCATGCTCGACCGCGCCGGCGTCCTGGGAGAGGACGACGCCGCCCCGCTGGCGGTCCTGCTCATCAGCCTCGCCACCGCCGGCGTCCTCGCCCTCGGCCTCCTCTCAGGCGGGGCGAGCCCCATGGGCCTCCTCACCGGTGTCCTCGCCGGCACCCGCCCCGGCGTCCGCGTCGTCGACGGTCGTGCCCTCGCGGCTCCCCAGGTCCCTGCGACCGGCGTCGTCGGAGCCCTCGCGCTCGGCGCGCTGGCCCTCACCGACCTCGCCGTCGCGGACGCGGGGGACGACCTCGTCTGGTCGGCGCTCCTCGTCGTCGTCGCCGCCGGGCTCACCGCGATGGCGGCCCGCTTCCTCATCCCGTGGGCCGACGAGGGCGCCGTCACGCTGGCGCTGGCCGGGCTCGCCTCCGTCGTCCTGTGGTGGTCCGTCTGCCTGCTCACCGGGCAGAGCCTCACGAGCGTGCTGCTCACCATCGTCATCCTGCTCACCGGCGCCGTCTGCGTCGTGGGCGGCTTCCGGGTCCGCGCGACGCTGCTGCGCCACTACGGCCTCGTCCTCGTCCTGCTCGCCGTCCTCAAGCTGGCCCTCCTCGACGTCGGAGCGCAGTCCTCCATGAGCCGTGTCGTCGCGCTCCTCGTCGCCGGCCTCATCTGCTTCGGCCTGTCGCTGGCCTACAACAAGGCCGCCGGGGACCTCGTCGGACCTCAGCAGTCCCAGACCCCTCTGAGCGCCGGGCGGGCGAGCGCCGACGCCGCAGGAGCGCCCGGGCCCGTTGCCGCCCCCGGATACCCGCAGGCGCCCACCGCGCAGGCCCCGCCGGCCTGGCGGCTGCCGAGCACCGGCACCGGTCAGGGCGACGAGCGCTTCCAACCGCCGAACCGCTAA
- a CDS encoding UTP--glucose-1-phosphate uridylyltransferase has protein sequence MSENGLTAAQSKMRDAGVAEQAIDVFSHYYKALEDGATGLIPEDTIEPLTEVDSIDDVEISDEQAREALSKTVLIKLNGGLGTSMGMDRAKSLLPVRDGKSFLDLLVDQVMAARKRYGVELPLIFMNSFRTREDTLAALAGHPGIAVDGLPLDFLQNREPKLRADDLTPVTWEADPSLEWCPPGHGDIYTALVASGVLDALIERGFRYAMTSNSDNLGAAPSARLAGWFAASGAPYAPEMCRRTPADVKGGHLAVRKSDSRIILRDTAQTPADEMHYFTDQFRHPFFHTNNLWFDLVVLRDTLIERKGILGLPLIKNAKTVDPADSSSTPVLQLETAMGAAVEAFEGATAVEVPRSRFLPVKTTNDLLLLRSDTYEVDEDGLLQMVPEKACTVSLDPSAYKKIKDFEARFPKGAPSVKDATSLTVEGDWTFGADVVATGDAHVTTEGAPGEIPDGTRL, from the coding sequence ATGAGCGAGAACGGACTCACTGCCGCCCAGAGCAAAATGCGCGACGCCGGCGTCGCCGAGCAGGCCATCGACGTCTTCAGCCACTACTACAAGGCCCTCGAGGACGGCGCGACCGGCCTCATCCCCGAGGACACGATCGAGCCCCTCACCGAGGTCGACTCCATCGACGACGTCGAGATCAGCGACGAGCAGGCCCGCGAGGCCCTGTCCAAGACCGTCCTCATCAAGCTGAACGGGGGACTGGGCACCTCGATGGGCATGGACAGGGCCAAGTCCCTCCTGCCGGTCCGCGACGGCAAGTCCTTCCTCGACCTCCTCGTCGACCAGGTGATGGCAGCCCGCAAGCGCTACGGCGTCGAGCTCCCACTCATCTTCATGAACTCCTTCCGCACCCGCGAGGACACCCTCGCGGCCCTCGCCGGGCACCCGGGTATCGCGGTGGACGGCCTCCCGCTCGACTTCCTCCAGAACCGCGAGCCCAAGCTCCGCGCCGACGACCTCACCCCCGTGACATGGGAGGCGGACCCGTCGCTCGAGTGGTGCCCGCCGGGCCACGGCGACATCTACACGGCGCTCGTCGCCTCCGGCGTCCTCGACGCCCTCATCGAGCGCGGCTTCCGCTACGCGATGACCTCGAACTCGGACAACCTGGGGGCCGCCCCCTCGGCGCGTCTGGCCGGCTGGTTCGCGGCGTCCGGAGCCCCGTACGCCCCGGAGATGTGCCGCCGCACCCCGGCGGACGTCAAGGGCGGCCACCTCGCGGTGCGCAAGTCCGACAGCCGCATCATCCTGCGCGACACGGCGCAGACCCCGGCCGACGAGATGCACTACTTCACCGACCAGTTCCGCCACCCGTTCTTCCACACGAACAACCTCTGGTTCGACCTGGTCGTCCTGCGCGACACGCTCATCGAGCGCAAGGGCATCCTCGGCCTGCCGCTCATCAAGAACGCCAAGACGGTCGACCCGGCGGACTCCTCCTCGACGCCGGTCCTCCAGCTCGAGACGGCGATGGGCGCCGCCGTCGAGGCCTTCGAGGGCGCCACGGCCGTCGAGGTGCCGCGCAGCCGCTTCCTCCCCGTCAAGACGACGAACGACCTGCTGCTGCTCCGTTCGGACACCTACGAGGTGGACGAGGACGGCCTGCTCCAGATGGTCCCGGAGAAGGCCTGCACGGTGAGCCTCGACCCGTCCGCCTACAAGAAGATCAAGGACTTCGAGGCCCGCTTCCCGAAGGGCGCGCCGTCCGTCAAGGACGCCACGAGCCTCACCGTCGAGGGCGACTGGACCTTCGGCGCCGACGTCGTCGCCACCGGTGACGCGCACGTGACCACCGAGGGCGCCCCGGGCGAGATCCCGGACGGCACACGGCTCTGA